A stretch of bacterium DNA encodes these proteins:
- the ablB gene encoding putative beta-lysine N-acetyltransferase, whose translation MRTVNSPFDTIEKLRHSLIQHGPSSDRIYLMKLNAEDYPGIITELVALAEEKQYGKIFAKVPSQAMEGFLHAGFAKEAEVPGFYTGTDDAIFLGRYLKEERRQVEACLRRQMEDIVALARRKAAEEQADATSTAERAAAEALPFTLRRLGVDDAAQLTRLYGTVFESYPFPIFEREYIVHTMEEDSIAYYGALTDDGRLVAASSAEMDKAGRNAEMTDFATHPDARGHGIALHLLRLMEADMQSRGMIVLYTIARAVSTGMNVTFGKGGYEYTGTLINNTNISGRIENMNVWYKRL comes from the coding sequence ATGCGCACTGTAAACTCCCCCTTCGACACAATCGAGAAACTGCGTCACTCCCTCATCCAGCATGGTCCGAGCAGCGATCGTATCTACCTGATGAAACTGAATGCGGAAGACTACCCGGGCATCATTACGGAGCTCGTTGCGCTGGCTGAAGAGAAGCAGTACGGCAAGATTTTCGCGAAAGTGCCGTCGCAGGCAATGGAAGGCTTCCTGCACGCCGGATTCGCAAAGGAGGCCGAAGTTCCGGGTTTTTATACTGGGACCGATGACGCCATTTTCCTCGGCCGTTACCTGAAGGAGGAGCGCCGGCAGGTGGAAGCCTGTCTGCGCAGGCAGATGGAAGATATCGTTGCACTCGCGCGTCGCAAGGCTGCCGAGGAGCAGGCTGATGCAACCTCCACTGCGGAACGGGCGGCTGCGGAAGCGCTCCCTTTCACGCTGCGCAGGCTGGGTGTGGATGACGCGGCGCAATTGACGAGACTGTATGGAACGGTGTTCGAGAGCTATCCCTTCCCCATCTTTGAACGCGAGTACATCGTGCATACGATGGAGGAGGACAGCATTGCCTACTATGGGGCATTGACGGACGACGGGCGCCTCGTCGCGGCCTCATCCGCTGAAATGGACAAGGCCGGACGCAACGCGGAGATGACGGATTTCGCGACGCACCCTGATGCGCGCGGACACGGAATCGCCCTCCATCTTCTCCGCCTGATGGAAGCCGATATGCAGTCGCGCGGCATGATTGTGCTCTACACAATCGCGCGCGCTGTATCGACCGGGATGAACGTTACGTTCGGGAAAGGCGGCTACGAGTATACAGGGACGCTGATCAACAATACGAACATCTCAGGCCGCATCGAGAACATGAACGTGTGGTACAAGCGTCTGTAA
- a CDS encoding saccharopine dehydrogenase NADP-binding domain-containing protein, protein MKQVLVLGAGLVARPLVRYLLEEPEFHLTVATRTVSKAESLISNHPRGNAVALDVKDESALRDIIAGADIVISLLPWIHHLTVAHLCLELEKNLVTTSYVKPEMKALDAAAKEKGLLFLNEIGVDPGIDHMAAMRIINGVKSGGGTVRSFYSYCGGLPALQNNNNPLGYKFSWSPVGVMLAAKNNGRYRRDGATVDVAPEQLFEHYWLLDVPGAGTFEAYVNRDALPYLDIYGIKDADSMYRGTLRNIGHCESWNYYKHMGLLDQERTFDFSKTSPREALAALVDSNGDDVEGDIARSLGVPAHSISIKKLEWLGLLSDELLPLGECSVFDMFAHVLEHKLVYHEGEVDLLVQHHEFIAEYADGKKEKITSTMVDTGIPDGDSSMARTVSLPAAIATKMILQEKITLTGVHIPVLPEIYEPVLSELETMGIALIDRRMEIK, encoded by the coding sequence ATGAAACAGGTCCTCGTGCTGGGTGCGGGTCTCGTCGCACGCCCTCTGGTACGGTATCTCCTCGAAGAACCGGAATTTCATCTCACCGTCGCAACGCGTACAGTGAGCAAAGCCGAATCACTGATCAGCAATCACCCCCGTGGCAACGCTGTCGCCCTCGATGTCAAAGATGAGAGCGCATTGCGTGACATCATCGCAGGCGCGGATATCGTCATCAGTCTGCTGCCCTGGATTCACCATCTCACCGTCGCGCACCTCTGTCTCGAACTCGAGAAGAATCTCGTGACAACGTCATACGTGAAACCGGAGATGAAGGCGCTGGATGCGGCAGCGAAGGAAAAGGGCCTGCTGTTTCTCAATGAAATCGGTGTGGATCCCGGTATCGATCACATGGCCGCGATGCGCATTATCAACGGCGTGAAATCCGGTGGTGGTACAGTGCGGAGCTTCTACTCCTACTGCGGTGGACTCCCTGCACTGCAGAACAACAACAATCCGCTGGGATACAAGTTTTCATGGAGTCCGGTAGGAGTCATGCTCGCGGCAAAGAACAATGGACGCTACCGTCGCGATGGCGCTACTGTTGACGTTGCCCCCGAGCAGTTGTTCGAGCACTACTGGCTGCTGGATGTTCCGGGCGCAGGGACCTTTGAAGCCTACGTCAACAGGGACGCTCTCCCCTACCTCGATATCTATGGCATCAAGGATGCCGACAGCATGTATCGCGGTACCTTGCGAAACATCGGACATTGCGAATCGTGGAATTATTACAAGCATATGGGACTGCTGGATCAGGAGCGCACTTTTGATTTCAGCAAAACCAGCCCGCGTGAAGCGTTGGCTGCTCTGGTCGACAGCAACGGCGACGACGTAGAAGGCGATATCGCACGTTCCCTCGGTGTCCCCGCACACTCCATCAGTATCAAGAAGCTCGAGTGGCTCGGCCTGCTCAGCGATGAGCTTCTGCCACTCGGCGAATGCAGCGTGTTCGATATGTTCGCACACGTTCTCGAGCACAAGCTCGTGTATCACGAGGGCGAAGTCGATCTGCTGGTTCAGCATCACGAGTTCATTGCGGAGTATGCGGACGGTAAAAAGGAGAAAATCACTTCCACCATGGTCGACACCGGCATCCCCGATGGCGACAGCTCCATGGCCCGCACCGTCAGTCTACCCGCGGCCATCGCCACGAAAATGATTCTCCAGGAAAAAATCACCCTCACCGGTGTGCACATCCCCGTGCTCCCCGAAATCTACGAGCCCGTCCTCTCCGAACTCGAGACCATGGGAATCGCCCTCATCGACCGGCGGATGGAGATCAAATAG
- a CDS encoding sodium:solute symporter family protein, whose product MHVVDYGILILYMLAVLAVGFYFMRKNEDRDDYYVGGRSMTAGHLGLSIAATDVGGGFSIGLGGLGFVMGMSASWLLFTGLIGAWLAAVLIIPRVKKYDAQEKLLTYPDMLRRTFGGRVAMLAAVISGVGYLGFTGGQILAGAKLAASTIIPPEPFGMDGLFFSLLLMAGVMFIYTAAGGIKAVIYTDTLQWIVLLGGLLFLGVPFAISDLGGFAEIERHLPAHFFAFDNVEAVELLNWFITIIPIWFVGMTLYQRLYAAKDEKEARKAWYFAGVLEYPIIAFLGAFLGMVSRVYFPEAEPETGLPMLLKSTLPIGATGIVIASYFSAIMSTADSCLIASSGNFVNDIIERLKPDIPQHRMMWISRGVTLLIGIITFIIAASFETVLELILHAYSFMVSGLFVPTLAALFNYKSSPQAAFWSMIGGGSTTLLLLLFEVPLPGGIVPTAFGLIVSAIIFYVMTKLTDTEKPDPA is encoded by the coding sequence ATGCATGTCGTAGACTACGGAATCCTGATTCTCTATATGCTGGCCGTCCTTGCGGTCGGGTTTTATTTCATGCGCAAGAACGAGGACCGTGATGACTATTATGTCGGCGGTCGCAGCATGACCGCCGGACATCTCGGACTTTCCATTGCCGCAACGGATGTCGGTGGCGGATTTTCCATCGGACTCGGCGGACTCGGTTTCGTGATGGGCATGTCCGCCAGCTGGCTGCTGTTTACCGGTCTGATCGGTGCCTGGCTCGCTGCAGTGCTGATTATCCCCCGCGTAAAAAAATATGACGCGCAGGAAAAACTGCTCACCTACCCCGACATGCTGCGACGCACGTTCGGGGGACGCGTAGCGATGCTCGCTGCCGTCATCTCGGGAGTTGGTTATCTCGGTTTTACCGGCGGACAGATTCTGGCTGGTGCCAAACTTGCTGCGTCGACCATCATTCCCCCCGAGCCTTTCGGCATGGATGGCCTGTTTTTCTCGCTGCTGCTGATGGCGGGCGTGATGTTTATCTACACGGCGGCGGGCGGTATCAAGGCAGTGATTTATACTGATACACTGCAATGGATTGTGTTGCTCGGGGGACTGCTTTTTCTTGGCGTTCCCTTCGCGATTTCCGATCTCGGCGGATTCGCAGAGATCGAGCGCCACCTCCCCGCACATTTTTTCGCCTTCGACAATGTTGAAGCCGTGGAACTGCTCAACTGGTTCATCACCATCATCCCAATCTGGTTCGTAGGGATGACACTGTATCAGCGTCTCTATGCGGCAAAGGATGAGAAGGAAGCCCGGAAGGCGTGGTATTTTGCAGGTGTTCTTGAATACCCCATTATCGCTTTCCTCGGTGCCTTCCTGGGGATGGTCTCCCGCGTATACTTTCCGGAGGCAGAACCCGAAACCGGCCTCCCCATGCTTCTGAAGAGCACGCTGCCCATCGGCGCGACCGGTATCGTCATCGCATCGTATTTTTCAGCGATCATGTCAACTGCCGACAGCTGCCTGATCGCTTCATCCGGGAATTTCGTCAACGATATCATCGAACGATTGAAGCCCGACATTCCGCAGCACCGCATGATGTGGATTTCCCGTGGTGTGACGCTGCTTATCGGGATCATTACATTCATTATTGCCGCATCGTTCGAAACCGTGCTTGAACTGATTCTCCACGCATATTCGTTTATGGTGTCAGGACTGTTCGTCCCCACCCTCGCAGCACTTTTCAATTATAAGTCGAGCCCACAGGCTGCATTCTGGTCCATGATCGGTGGAGGAAGCACGACACTCCTCCTACTGCTCTTCGAGGTTCCGCTGCCAGGAGGAATCGTCCCGACCGCCTTCGGTCTCATCGTCTCCGCCATCATATTCTACGTGATGACAAAGTTGACCGACACCGAAAAGCCCGATCCGGCATGA
- the rimO gene encoding 30S ribosomal protein S12 methylthiotransferase RimO has product MTSRSDTGTQQRISIITLGCSKNTVDSEVLMNQIEANHLSLVEDPGEANTLIINTCGFIDAAKEESVNTIVEAVEMKKRGAIEKLYVAGCLSERYRADLEKELPEVDRFFGVTDFRNIIETLGGSYKYELLGERHLSSPSHSAYVKISEGCDRPCSFCSIPLMRGGHVSVPLEKVVHEGKFLRELGTKELILIAQDTTYYGLDLYSERRLGQLMGELADIDGIDWIRLMYAYPSHFPLDVLDVMRERENICRYIDIPIQHADDAVLKSMRRGITRRATEELLAQIRTKVPGAAIRTTLIVGYPNESEAAFQSLYDFVAQQRFDRLGVFLYSQEENTTADILGDPLPRKVKEERRDAIMELQREISQEKNEERIGQQLRILTDRVEGEYLIGRSEFDAPEVDNEVLVPLNDFADTPPVGDFVNVEITGASEYDLMATVRRQ; this is encoded by the coding sequence ATGACAAGTAGATCAGACACTGGCACGCAGCAGCGTATTTCCATTATCACTCTCGGGTGTTCCAAGAACACGGTGGATTCCGAGGTCCTGATGAATCAGATCGAGGCGAATCATCTTTCACTGGTCGAGGATCCGGGAGAGGCGAATACGCTGATCATCAACACCTGCGGATTCATTGATGCCGCGAAGGAAGAGTCGGTCAATACTATTGTAGAAGCGGTGGAGATGAAAAAGCGCGGCGCCATCGAAAAGCTGTATGTCGCCGGCTGCCTCTCCGAACGCTACCGCGCCGATCTGGAGAAGGAACTCCCGGAGGTGGACCGCTTCTTCGGGGTAACGGACTTTCGCAACATCATCGAAACGCTGGGCGGCAGCTACAAGTATGAACTGCTGGGCGAACGCCACCTGTCCTCCCCTTCGCACTCCGCATACGTAAAAATATCCGAAGGCTGTGACCGTCCCTGCTCCTTCTGCTCGATTCCGCTCATGCGCGGGGGTCACGTCAGTGTTCCGCTGGAAAAAGTCGTGCATGAGGGGAAATTCCTCCGTGAACTGGGTACGAAGGAATTGATTCTCATCGCACAGGACACGACGTATTATGGCCTCGACCTCTACAGTGAGCGGCGATTGGGACAGCTGATGGGAGAACTGGCGGATATCGACGGGATCGACTGGATACGCCTCATGTATGCATATCCTTCGCATTTTCCGCTGGATGTGCTCGATGTGATGCGTGAACGCGAAAACATCTGCAGATACATCGACATCCCCATCCAGCACGCTGACGATGCGGTACTCAAGTCCATGCGGCGTGGCATCACGCGCCGTGCCACGGAAGAACTGCTCGCTCAGATACGAACGAAAGTGCCCGGGGCCGCCATCCGCACGACGCTCATCGTCGGCTACCCGAACGAAAGTGAAGCAGCTTTCCAGTCGCTGTATGATTTCGTGGCGCAGCAGCGCTTCGACCGTCTCGGTGTGTTCCTCTACTCGCAGGAAGAGAACACCACCGCGGACATCCTGGGTGATCCCCTGCCGCGCAAGGTGAAGGAAGAGCGACGCGATGCCATCATGGAGCTGCAGCGCGAGATTTCACAGGAGAAAAACGAGGAGCGTATCGGTCAGCAGCTGCGTATCCTCACGGATCGCGTCGAAGGGGAGTACCTCATCGGACGCAGTGAATTTGATGCACCGGAGGTGGACAACGAAGTGCTCGTACCGCTGAATGATTTCGCGGACACTCCGCCGGTAGGGGATTTCGTGAACGTGGAAATAACCGGGGCTTCGGAATACGATCTCATGGCAACAGTACGGAGACAGTAA
- a CDS encoding GWxTD domain-containing protein produces MLVRDVEFKNGKQQISPQINPNVAALKDGFGVFFEVYNPYNLGQVTLDYHILRRGREVFDQQASQNMKKGHNTFLANIANAGLGVGSYTLNVTIRRGDDSTDTGVLATVERPFMIEWLTAGAPISIVDLDEAIDQLRYFAKEDELDYIKEAQDEDERRRRFEQFWERHNPNPGADSNPAMIEYYNRVAYANKHFRHHFEGWKTDRGMVYIIYGPPDYIDRHPLDVESKPYEIWEFYDINRRFVFVDESGFGDYRLLYPLWDDRNRLR; encoded by the coding sequence ATGCTCGTCAGGGATGTCGAATTCAAAAACGGGAAGCAGCAGATATCGCCGCAGATCAATCCCAATGTCGCCGCACTGAAAGATGGCTTCGGCGTGTTCTTCGAAGTGTACAATCCCTACAATCTGGGGCAGGTGACGCTCGATTACCACATCCTGCGGCGTGGACGCGAGGTCTTTGACCAGCAGGCCAGCCAGAATATGAAAAAGGGGCATAACACCTTCCTTGCCAATATCGCGAACGCGGGACTCGGTGTCGGCAGCTACACGCTGAACGTCACGATCCGACGTGGCGACGACAGCACCGATACTGGCGTGCTCGCAACAGTAGAACGACCGTTCATGATCGAGTGGCTGACGGCAGGCGCACCGATCTCCATCGTGGATCTCGATGAGGCCATCGACCAGCTCCGGTATTTCGCCAAGGAGGATGAGCTCGACTACATCAAGGAAGCGCAGGACGAGGATGAACGACGCCGGCGTTTCGAGCAATTCTGGGAGCGACACAACCCCAATCCCGGTGCGGACAGTAATCCTGCCATGATTGAATACTACAACCGCGTTGCGTACGCGAACAAGCATTTCCGTCACCATTTCGAGGGATGGAAAACCGATCGCGGCATGGTCTACATCATCTATGGTCCGCCGGATTATATCGACCGACATCCGCTTGATGTTGAATCAAAACCGTATGAAATCTGGGAATTCTACGATATCAACCGGCGCTTCGTCTTCGTCGACGAGAGCGGCTTCGGCGACTACCGCCTCCTCTACCCGCTATGGGACGATCGAAACCGTCTGCGGTAA
- the kdsB gene encoding 3-deoxy-manno-octulosonate cytidylyltransferase encodes MNTRTVIVIPARYASTRFPGKPLAMISGRSMIQRVWERCLEAEGIDEVFVATDDERIQSAVEEFGGNAVMTPAELTSGTERMAYLARTEEAEMYINVQGDEPLLPPSTIERTLQMLAAQTDADIATAACPLHDASDMQNPNIVKLVTDRAGFALYFSRAAIPHLRDAGNENAETGVYRKHVGIYAFRRDALLRFADLPPSQLERTEKLEQLRALEYGMRIAVADVERDSQAVDTPGDIAAVERLLHAGNTD; translated from the coding sequence ATGAATACTCGAACGGTGATTGTGATACCGGCGCGGTATGCGTCGACGAGATTCCCCGGGAAACCGCTGGCGATGATTTCAGGCAGAAGCATGATTCAGCGTGTCTGGGAGCGCTGCCTGGAGGCAGAAGGCATCGATGAGGTTTTTGTGGCAACCGACGACGAGCGCATCCAGTCGGCAGTCGAGGAATTCGGCGGAAACGCCGTTATGACACCTGCCGAGCTGACGTCAGGCACCGAGCGCATGGCCTACCTCGCACGCACGGAGGAAGCGGAGATGTACATCAATGTCCAGGGCGATGAACCTCTGCTGCCACCGTCCACTATCGAACGCACGCTGCAGATGCTTGCCGCGCAAACGGACGCTGATATCGCCACGGCCGCCTGTCCCCTGCACGATGCTTCCGATATGCAGAATCCGAATATTGTGAAGCTGGTAACGGACCGGGCAGGTTTTGCGTTGTATTTCTCACGGGCAGCCATCCCGCATCTGCGCGATGCCGGTAACGAAAATGCCGAAACCGGTGTCTACAGGAAGCATGTAGGTATCTACGCCTTCCGGCGTGATGCCCTGCTCCGCTTCGCGGACCTTCCTCCCTCGCAGCTTGAAAGGACGGAAAAGCTGGAACAGCTCCGCGCGCTGGAGTATGGCATGCGGATCGCGGTCGCAGACGTGGAGCGCGACTCCCAGGCCGTCGACACCCCCGGCGATATCGCGGCTGTGGAGCGACTGCTCCACGCCGGGAACACAGATTAA
- the ablA gene encoding lysine 2,3-aminomutase: MSTYTDRQQDIAEKIDSDAVRSKWHDWQWQMRHSIRSIDRFETLLGVQFEDEERAALQKTLDKFPLSITPYYLSLINGDDYRNDPVFKQAFPSPSELVISEYDMADPLAEDSDSPVPGLTHRYPDRVLFHVSNVCSMYCRHCTRKRKVGDMDRIPVRKEVKQGLAYIREHPEVRDVLLSGGDPFMLTDEYLDWILTEVRSIPHVEVIRIGTRMPVVLPYRVTDKLVNMLKKHHPVWVNTHFNHPVEITSSSRAALTKLADAGIPLGNQSVLLAGVNDCPRIMKTLVHKLVQNRVRPYYLYQCDLSEGLSHFRTPVGKGIEIIESLIGHTSGFSVPTYVIDAPGGGGKIPVMPNYLISWSTNKVVLRNYEGVITTYKEPDSYEPVFCDRNCERCDLQLKVDSAEDEYRSVGIAELLADNDEVISLVPDSNERINRRNIGEEEGPS, translated from the coding sequence ATGTCGACGTATACCGACAGGCAGCAGGATATTGCTGAAAAAATTGATTCTGATGCCGTGCGTTCAAAATGGCACGACTGGCAGTGGCAGATGCGCCACTCCATCCGAAGCATTGACCGTTTCGAAACACTGCTGGGCGTGCAGTTTGAAGATGAGGAACGCGCCGCACTGCAGAAAACGCTCGATAAATTCCCGCTTTCGATTACTCCGTATTACCTCTCGCTGATCAACGGCGACGATTATCGCAACGATCCCGTTTTCAAACAGGCATTTCCCTCGCCGTCAGAGCTGGTCATCAGCGAATATGACATGGCCGATCCGCTGGCCGAGGACAGTGACAGTCCGGTACCCGGACTGACCCATCGCTACCCCGACCGCGTGCTCTTTCACGTGAGCAACGTGTGTTCAATGTACTGCAGACACTGTACGCGCAAACGCAAGGTCGGCGACATGGATCGTATTCCCGTGCGGAAAGAAGTGAAGCAGGGACTCGCCTACATACGCGAGCATCCCGAGGTGCGCGACGTCCTTCTTTCGGGTGGTGACCCGTTCATGCTCACTGACGAGTACCTCGACTGGATTCTCACGGAGGTACGCAGCATTCCGCATGTCGAGGTCATTCGCATCGGCACGCGCATGCCCGTGGTTCTGCCGTACAGGGTGACGGACAAACTGGTGAACATGCTGAAAAAACATCATCCCGTGTGGGTGAATACGCATTTCAACCATCCCGTTGAAATCACCAGTTCATCGCGCGCTGCGCTCACAAAACTGGCGGATGCAGGGATTCCCCTCGGCAATCAGAGTGTCCTGCTCGCGGGAGTCAATGACTGTCCCCGCATCATGAAAACCCTGGTACACAAACTGGTGCAGAACAGGGTGCGTCCGTACTACCTCTACCAGTGCGACCTTTCAGAAGGACTTTCGCATTTCCGTACGCCCGTCGGCAAGGGCATCGAAATTATCGAAAGCCTGATCGGGCACACCAGCGGCTTCTCCGTGCCGACCTATGTCATCGATGCGCCCGGCGGAGGGGGCAAGATCCCGGTGATGCCCAATTATCTTATTTCGTGGTCCACCAACAAGGTCGTGCTGCGCAATTATGAAGGCGTGATCACCACGTACAAGGAGCCGGATTCCTACGAACCGGTTTTCTGCGACCGCAACTGTGAACGCTGCGATCTGCAGCTGAAAGTCGATTCTGCGGAAGACGAGTACCGCTCGGTCGGTATCGCTGAACTTCTTGCTGACAACGACGAAGTCATTTCCCTTGTCCCGGATTCGAATGAACGCATCAATCGCCGCAATATCGGCGAGGAGGAAGGCCCCTCCTGA
- a CDS encoding ABC transporter ATP-binding protein/permease — translation MQEDEVLGKAYDSRLMRRLLQYARPYRWHVVGAILLTVFISALSPLRPYLTKLAVDDYIAVGDEHGLLMIALLLLGTLLLQGLAQYFMMYFTQWIGQHIIVDVRMQVFTRMQRLALRFFDRNPVGRLVTRVTNDVEVLNEMFSSGLVTVFADVFILLWIVIFMLTINWELALVTLSVIPLLVYGTFLFRKKVRETYREVRLQLARLNAFMQERVSGMMTVQLFGREKKEAETFEEINRAHQDANIRSVFYYAIFYPSVDFISALAVALIIWYAGGEILAGVMTVGTLISFIQYTEMFFRPIRDLSEKYNIMQTAMASSERIFKLLDDETVIQEPAPDRAQSLPEIGDIRFDHVHFAYNEGEWVLRDVSFDIPKGHSVAIVGATGSGKTTLINLLCHFYEIQKGSISIGGTELRDIPSSELRRHIGIVLQDVFLFSGSIHNNVTLGDERISRETVEEVAQLVGVDHFIEQLPERYDAQIRERGGSLSVGQKQLLAFARALAYDPQLLILDEATSSVDTESELLIQAAIARLLKGRTSVVIAHRLSTIQNADTILVMHKGQIRERGNHQELLAKRGIYYRLYQLQYKEQDLSSSAA, via the coding sequence ATGCAGGAAGATGAAGTACTCGGGAAAGCGTATGACAGCCGCTTGATGCGGCGTCTCCTGCAGTACGCGCGCCCCTACCGGTGGCATGTCGTCGGAGCAATTCTCCTGACGGTGTTTATTTCGGCGCTGAGTCCGCTTCGCCCGTACCTGACAAAGTTGGCCGTGGACGATTACATCGCCGTGGGTGACGAGCATGGACTGCTCATGATCGCCCTGCTCCTGCTTGGCACCCTGTTGCTGCAGGGACTCGCGCAGTATTTCATGATGTATTTCACGCAGTGGATCGGGCAGCATATCATCGTGGATGTGCGCATGCAGGTTTTCACGCGCATGCAGCGGCTGGCGCTGCGATTTTTCGACCGGAATCCCGTGGGACGTCTCGTCACGCGCGTGACCAATGATGTGGAAGTGCTCAATGAGATGTTTTCTTCCGGACTGGTCACCGTATTTGCCGATGTGTTCATTCTGCTCTGGATCGTCATTTTCATGCTCACCATCAACTGGGAACTGGCCCTGGTGACGCTCAGCGTCATCCCGTTGCTGGTCTACGGCACCTTCCTCTTCAGAAAAAAAGTGCGGGAAACCTATCGCGAGGTACGGCTGCAGCTTGCGCGCCTCAACGCGTTCATGCAGGAACGCGTTTCCGGAATGATGACCGTGCAGCTGTTCGGCCGCGAGAAGAAAGAGGCGGAGACCTTCGAGGAGATCAACCGTGCGCATCAGGATGCAAATATCCGGTCGGTGTTCTATTACGCCATCTTCTATCCCAGTGTGGATTTCATTTCCGCCCTCGCTGTCGCACTGATCATCTGGTACGCCGGCGGAGAAATCCTTGCTGGAGTGATGACGGTCGGAACGCTCATCTCCTTTATCCAGTACACGGAAATGTTCTTCCGACCCATCCGTGATCTTTCCGAGAAGTACAACATCATGCAGACCGCCATGGCGTCGTCCGAGCGCATTTTCAAACTGCTCGATGACGAGACCGTCATTCAGGAACCCGCACCGGATCGCGCACAATCCCTTCCGGAAATCGGGGACATCCGATTCGATCATGTGCATTTCGCATACAACGAGGGCGAATGGGTGCTGCGTGATGTCAGCTTCGATATCCCGAAGGGACACAGTGTGGCCATCGTCGGCGCTACCGGGTCGGGGAAGACGACATTGATCAACCTCCTGTGTCATTTCTACGAAATTCAGAAAGGATCGATCAGCATCGGGGGCACGGAGCTGCGGGATATTCCTTCATCGGAACTGCGCAGACATATCGGCATCGTGCTGCAGGACGTCTTTCTCTTTTCCGGCAGTATTCACAACAACGTCACACTGGGGGACGAAAGAATTTCAAGGGAAACAGTGGAGGAGGTCGCACAGCTGGTGGGCGTCGATCATTTCATCGAACAGCTTCCGGAGCGCTACGATGCGCAGATCAGGGAGAGGGGCGGGTCGTTGTCTGTTGGACAGAAACAACTCCTGGCGTTCGCACGTGCACTGGCCTATGATCCGCAACTCCTGATTCTCGACGAGGCCACATCAAGCGTGGACACCGAGTCGGAACTGCTTATTCAGGCAGCCATCGCGCGTCTGCTCAAGGGCAGGACGTCTGTGGTCATTGCCCACAGGCTCTCGACCATTCAGAACGCGGATACGATACTCGTGATGCATAAGGGACAGATTCGCGAGCGGGGGAATCACCAGGAACTGCTCGCAAAGCGTGGGATTTACTATCGTCTTTACCAGCTGCAGTACAAGGAACAGGACCTCAGCAGCAGCGCAGCCTGA
- a CDS encoding bifunctional hydroxymethylpyrimidine kinase/phosphomethylpyrimidine kinase has translation MLTIITPSPDDKRIYRISALRSGQVHRAQSVLRYPSGKGVNAARSALRVHAASPETLCLCLPVGTSFRDALEREFQDAAVELHLTALTQETRSCITVLEEGGCATELIEEAQPMEPPEAVTFRERALACSRSASTLLLTGSFPEGLDQDLYYHCAMRAHDGGGRVLLDAQAEVLRLALRAEPEVVKINREELGNTLGIQIEREGIREAARDLQSRGAHHVIVTDGSAPVVWLDEQGFLHEIIPPKVACVNPVGSGDAMSGVLAASLDSGKGMEEALRRAVAAGSANAASLLPGEFDSAMWEHLIQEVRFSTASV, from the coding sequence TTGCTCACCATTATCACGCCGTCACCGGACGATAAGAGGATATACCGCATCAGTGCCTTGCGCAGTGGGCAGGTGCATCGAGCACAATCGGTTCTGCGGTACCCATCCGGGAAGGGGGTGAACGCAGCACGGAGCGCGCTCAGGGTGCATGCTGCATCTCCAGAGACGCTTTGTCTCTGTCTGCCGGTGGGAACATCATTTCGAGATGCGCTGGAGCGTGAATTCCAGGATGCAGCTGTGGAATTGCACCTCACCGCGTTGACGCAGGAAACGCGCAGTTGTATTACAGTCCTTGAGGAAGGAGGCTGCGCCACGGAACTGATCGAAGAGGCACAGCCCATGGAGCCGCCTGAAGCTGTGACGTTCAGAGAACGCGCACTGGCATGTTCCCGGAGCGCGTCGACGCTGCTGCTCACGGGCTCGTTTCCCGAAGGACTCGATCAGGACCTCTACTACCACTGCGCAATGCGCGCGCATGACGGTGGTGGACGTGTACTCCTGGACGCACAGGCCGAGGTGCTGCGTCTGGCGCTGCGCGCGGAACCGGAGGTCGTGAAAATCAATCGGGAAGAGCTGGGAAACACCCTGGGTATTCAGATTGAGCGCGAGGGGATACGGGAGGCGGCACGGGATCTGCAGTCACGAGGCGCCCATCATGTCATTGTCACCGATGGTTCGGCCCCGGTTGTCTGGCTCGATGAGCAGGGGTTCCTGCATGAAATTATTCCTCCGAAGGTCGCTTGCGTCAATCCCGTCGGGAGCGGGGATGCAATGTCCGGAGTACTCGCGGCTTCCCTGGATAGTGGGAAAGGGATGGAAGAAGCGCTGCGGCGGGCGGTTGCCGCAGGAAGTGCGAATGCAGCGAGTCTGCTGCCAGGTGAATTCGACTCTGCAATGTGGGAACACCTGATACAGGAAGTGCGCTTCAGCACTGCTTCCGTGTGA